A stretch of DNA from Cannabis sativa cultivar Pink pepper isolate KNU-18-1 chromosome X, ASM2916894v1, whole genome shotgun sequence:
GATTCTGAATGTTTTGTAGAAATAGGACATTTAACACATATCGTTTGTAGTCTTGACTAGGTTCTACGAAATTTCACCCTTTTTGTTTGAACATTTGATTGAAATAGGGATGACTGAAATCCCTTCCTCTATCCAGGACCCTTATAGTTTTAGGTAATACTTCGTTTGTACTTTCAATTGGCCATCTATGTTCCCGATATGATCGTTCAAAATTGATACtctttgagttttatttttggaTATAAGGTCTGGTGGGGACCTCTCTAAGTAGTTATAGTGGAGGACTCTCTCCTGTCCCTACTATCTTCTTTAGTATGAGTATCTAACTGCTTggttattttctttcttattctTTTCCAGCTTCTACCATGACAAAAATTGACCAGCGCGAGGAAGTTGAAGTTTTAGAAGAAGAAGTTGCAGCTCCCAAAGTGGTATACAATTCTTCTCCTTGGGAGATGGATCAGTACACCAATAAGTTCCAAAATTATGGCAATCTTTGGAAGTATGAGACAAAATGTGGCCTCCAGAGTGTTCTAGGTTTATTCTGGATCAGACTCTCCGTCCTTGGGGGGTCACCATGTAAATGTATAGACGACTTCAACGTCTGCAGCTGGGCGCCCATATTAATATGGGAGCACATCTTCCACTTAGGAGATACTTTGCCAACTTTTGTGCGATAGTAGGCATCGCCCTCTCCAATTTATTCCCTAAGTTTATAGGCTACTTGCGGGTTGGTTCGTTTTGTGCAAAGACAAGAAGATGGAGGTCCCTAATCCGGAAgagattttctattttttatcaaGTAAAGCCTCAATCTATGTGGAAGAATAAGAGAAAAATAGGCTTCCACCAGCTTGAGAAGCACTTCAAGTCCTTAATCTGTCCAACTAGTACCGTGAAGTATATGCACGACTTCAAGGGCTATTGGTTTTTCACAACATGTTTCCAGTTGAAGAGGGTTCCGAccctttttttagatttttatattGAAAGTAATTGGATTACTCTTTCTTATTTGATTTCTTTGCCCATCTTTCCCTATAGTCTCTAATTAGGATCATCTTTCCCTATAGTCTCTAATTAGGATCCTTTTGCCtctttatttctagataaaatTACACGTCCGGTAGCCACCCCTTTCTTGGAGGCTAGACAAGCTTTATACCAGGGCTTTCCTCCTAAAGACTTGCAGGTGGAAAAGCTTGTTACTACAGCCAACCTTAGGCAAGTTGGTTTGCTTGCTCCTCATCAGAGCATATATGTCTTTCACGTCAAAGACTTTATTCATGGAGACTCTCTGGATTTTAAAGAGGTTATTACAGAGATAGTTGTTGATGCAGTGTGAAAAGCCATCAAGAAAGACCAGAGATGGTTGGAAGACTGCGCCCACTTCATTCGAAGCCCATGAACGAAAAAGCAGAGCTCGAGGTCCATTTTATGGGGTTGTTTCGGATGAAGGCACCCTGAGAGCAAGTACATCTGGAAGAGATAGTTCTCCTTTTTGTTTAATCTATGCTCCAAGTCTGGAAGACTTGAATCAGGTTGATCAGGGGGCTTTGACCTATACTTCTTAGAGTTAGTTCGTCATAGATATTTCGTGATTTGATAGCTCGATAGGATATATGAGATAGCTAGGATCCCAAGATCATGGAGATCGAAAGAATGGAAAAGCTCTCCAAAGAAAAAACTGCATAGTCTGGATCTAAAACAATTCTTTTAGCTACAAAACCACCATTGGAACTTTCTCTTCCAACTTCTAATGTAGATCTGGCTACTGATGCCTCCACACTTCAAGATACATCCATCTAGTCTGATTTATCCGCTCATCTAGACATATCTGCCTAATCctaactttatatttatttttaactttgcTTTTGGGATAAGGGTTCCTCTTTTTATATACACGGAGATAATTTTCTGGTGCCCTTACCACGGGGTCCTTTTGACATGTAAATATTCAGCCTTCAACCTTCTAGAGGTGTAAACTGCTTTTATTTatcatatctattttaaattcattaagTATGTTATAACTTGAATGAATTTTTGCTTGGTAAGTTAGTCTACTTCTGGATTCCTTGAGGTTCTGGCTCCAACGGCCTGAACCTTAGGATTTTGACTTTTGTacttaaaatttgaattttttgtaAATTGTTTACTTCTAGGTTCCTTGAAATCGTGGTTCCAATGGCCTGGACCTTGGAATTTCAACaagttatttttcaaaaaacttAACGAACATTACTTACTTCCAAATCTCTGAGGTTCCGGTTCCAAAAGCTTGGACCTTAGGATTTCagttttgtttttccttttaaAGCCTAAACTTCTTTGTAAGAACAGAGCAAACAGAGCAAATTGCGGGGAGAAAGGACGGAGAAGAAGAAATGAAGAGAAataggattttttttaatttctatttgattACCTTTTTATTAGGGTACATAGTTAATGTAGGccaaaatattcaattttacgATTAATTTTTAAGTACCAACAATTTATAATGGCACATCAAATTCTCTTATGCTACCTTAGCTAATAAACGactaaatattaaaatacgtaACAAAAGGAGGAATAGTTATATATTGaggaaattttttaataatctcTATATTTTAGGGGCACAAATTAGTAATAACATAAGTTCCaagataaatttaataattattcaaataataatgaaatgGGAAGGATGCAAAAATTTGAAGGAAAAAACATAAATGACAAAAGTTGATGGAGATCAAAATAATTCAAgtgaaaattcaaataattggccatttgaaaatttaaataaaaatttgaaggAAAAAACATAAATGACAAAAATAAATCAAgtgaaaattcaaataaattggacatttgaaaatttaaataccCTTACATACCAATTTGAGACTTTATGTCTAAACACAAcacaatataattattaaataataataaaaagaagacatcctaaaaaaaaagaaaaatttgtgaaaaatgaaaatagtattttcttTTTGGGGCATAgaaaatatgtgataaatcGGTCCACAACAAAATTTCCAAGAATTAGACAAGGTAAAACTAAAAACTTTCTATAGAAGAAGTTCGACTTGGAACCAACCAAGAAAATTAATGTCCTTCAAAAGGAAGAAAAGGAAAATCCAAAGAAAGCAAACGTGTTACTGAAACTAATACAAGGGTAGAACtggaaatttagaataaatagtTTAACGGGAAAATTATATGGCGGCAAGAGGGTCAACTTTCCGTCAAACCATATAAACACCTCTGTAGTTATAAATATCCCCATGAACTCTATAATATTAATAAcccttattataataataatgcaaATAAAATGACCAGAAAGAAATCAGGTCCCCACattcataatttatttttatttttggtactAACTAACCAAATCATACCTCCTCCATCTCAACTCTCATTTCAATTCACTACTTTGTtaaccatttttatttttaaaaataataataataatattaataccagAGAGAGATGTTCTCAAAAAGGTacatcaataaataaataaataaataagccgttttattttttatttattttttaaaaaataattatacaccGACGTGTACAGAAAAATACAGTACAatactctttctctttctctttctctttgttTCTCACACTAACACTATACTGTCTGATACAGTGTGAAGTTTCTCTCTCCTATAGTTTCTTTGggcttctctctctttctctgctACTGCTACTACAATACAAGCCGACGACAAAACTCCGCGCTGGCAAAGATTCCCTCTTCACCCTCCCACacaatctctctctttctttctttctttctctttttctctttatcTTCTTTTCTTCTAACCCTAAAAATTTTCCCCAGAAACAAACGCTGCCCCACTGTCTACATCGCTATCTCAATCATGGCCGTGGTTTACTTGATCTACCCATCATAACTCACCCTCCTCTATCTTTTCAACCGGTccgtaataataataaaaaaaattattagcttaaagaaaaagagaaaaaaaaaaagataatgggCTGCGCCAGCTCTAAGGTCGATGATCTCCCGGCGGTGGCGCTCTGCCGAGAGCGCTGTGACCACCTTGACCGAGCGATTCAACAGCGTTTTGCCTTTGCTGAGTCTCACATGGCTTACATTCTCTCTCTTAAAGGTATTGGTAACTCATTGCAAACTTTTGTTCAGCAGGAGTTAGCTAATTCTTCTGGGGCTCCTCCCTCTCCTAAGCTTAATCTTCCTCCTCAACGGAAAGGCGATCCTGATGTAAGTAAGACTATCAAAGCTTCGAAATCGCCGCACAATCACGACAATTCCGATGCTCATCTACAATTCCACTCCGATTCGGACTCAGATGATTCGGGTTCGCTTCACCATTCGGATCATTCATCGCCTTTGCACAGTCCCGGTGGTATGTATGGTTACATGGAAACGGATCAAGGAGGATTGGGCTCGTATGGAGGAGGGtttttaaatatgaattatatGCAGAATAAAGCTACGCCTTCTGTGGTCTACCAGCAGAGACCCCTCAGTCCCGAGATCATACACCATGTGGGTGACGCttctgcttcttcttcttcttcatattaCCCTTATCCTAATCATATGAGCAATAATCAGAATCAATATTCGTATTATGGGTATGACAATTATGCCAGTGGGATGGGTGGGTATTATGGTAATTCTTCGCCGCCTCCTTATGGGGCTATGTCGGCTGGAGCTTCCCAGGCTGTGGCGTCTTCGTCTAAGCCACCTCCTCCTCCGCCTTCACCACCGAGGGCTTCGGCTTGGGATTTTTTGAACCCATTTCAGGCCGAGGACAAGTACTATTCACAGTACACCCCTAGCCGAGACTCGAGGGAGGTAAGGGAAGAGGAGGGAATTCCTGACTTGGAAGACGAGGAATATCAGCACGAGGTTGTGAAGGAAGTTCACGGTGATCAAAGGTATGCTGCAGCTGATGGTGGGAAGCATGCCAAGGCGGCGGCCGCTGCAGCTGCTGATGACAAGGTTAATGAACCAGAGGTCTCACATTATCAGACTAGGCCGCGTGAATCGATGGAGAATGAAGGGATGGAATATGAGGTTCACGTCGTGGAAAAGAAAGTTGTTGATGAAGAGGAGAGGTCGAAGGACCGCGGTGGCGGGGCTGCATTCAAGGGTCGAGGTGGTTATCGAGATGTTTTTGAAGCGGTAAGGGAAATTGAGACCCAGTTTCAACGAGCTTCAGAGTCTGGTAATGAAATTGCTCAGATGCTCGAGGTGGGAAAGCTTCCGTACAACCGTAGACATGGTATGTAAATtcctttattatttttaattttttaatagaatTCAGGCTATTCCGGTTTTGCTAGCTCGATCTCGTGATGAAGTCTGCCTTTTTCTTTTGGTGCTTAATAATGTAGCATTACAATTGTTCATGATGACCTATGATTACGGCAAACCAAttcaaaatgtaaaataaaagtataaacTTGGGTGAATTGGAATTTCAGTTAGCTGCATTGTTTAACTTACTTTCAACTATATTTTGAAGCAGCTTCCAAGATGTTACACGTGGGTACTCAATCTCTGTCGGTAATGTCCTCACAGCCGTCTACATCTAAGGCTGCAGAGTCCTCTTCGTCTGCGGCTGCTCCTGCCCAGTTGGACTTTGAGGAAGAATTACGGACCACGTCAAAAAATCTTTCTTCTACATTACATAAGCTGTATCTTTGGGAGAAGAAACTCTACAATGAAGTTAAGGTATACTGTTTTTTGTTCAAGCCCACGATATATTGAcgttattttatcatttatcagGGAACCCTCTAGTATCTTACTAATCTTTAGACTACTTTCACTTGGTTTCTCTGACAAGAACATTTCTCTTCATGCTTTCATTCATATCATTCTTTTGAGGGCTCGCTCTAGATTGGATGTGATATCATTggatattttttagaaaataattaaagaagAATGATAGGACCATAGGAATTATCATTTGCAgccagaaaaaagaaaagattgaTAGAGAATTATTTTATGTCTAATTATATAGCCAAAGGAAATTGTATTGGCAAGAATAGTGTTATCCAAATTTCATAACCTGATTAAATTATCTCATGTTAGTTGGATTAATTTAGGTACTtggatttttcttttcaatttgctCTCTAATTACATGACTAAGAACACATCATTCGGACTATTCAATCCAGTAAGTTCCTATAGTTATTTCTAAACATGACCTAAGATGATAATTTAAGAGTGTCTTGTGATAATAACAGAAGGAACTTTCAAAAGTTTGATTTGTGTTTATGATACGAGGAGAGGTTCTCAGTCTATGGTTGTTAGTTTTGATTAACATAAGCTATCTGTCAAAAGGGGTGTTCATGATCCTAGGTTCTGATTttagtaatttatttatttggacaTGTTGCATCAGGCCTTTTAAACTATTTCCGTCTTTCTAGGTTATTATCTGGGTTGTAAGCTTTTGATGCAGGGGCATGTCACAGATTTTTATTGTTGATGTGGAGCTAAATAGTATTATGTTAATACACGTGCAGGCTGAGGAAAAAATGCGGGTAATGCATGACAGGAAGTGCCGTAAGCTGAAGCGATTGGATGAAAGAGGTGCTGAGGCACACAAAGTTGAGGCAACTAGAACTTTTATAAAGGGTCTATCCACAAAGATAAGAATTGCAATTCAAGTTGTTGATAAGATTTCCGTGACAATTAACAAGATCAGAGATGAAGAATTATggccacaattaaataaattaattcaagggTATGTGAAATAACTAGTTCTCTATTGGATCTTTGCAGGATCTTAGTCTTTTGTGCTGTAAATATTTGTGTTTGACTATAATATAGCATTTTATCAGAATCTGATGCATCTAGATATTGTTTTTAAGAAATTTCAGAttggatttttttatttcatagtTATAAGAGTTCTTTTGCACATACAGTTTTCATTACTCTTTCTGCAGGAATATCAAAATGTATTTATTGTGAGCTTAGTTTGAAATCTAAGGTTCTGTTGGAGAAATCTGACTTTGGGCAGACAGAAATTGTCTTAAGGAGAGCCTATCAGCTAAAGTAGAAAGTTCCTTCGCAGCCTTTTGGGATTTTTAAGAGTCCGAAAAAACATAGATGACAAattaaaatgagaagaaaggaaTTTTTAAATGCTTTTATCCTAGTTTGATATGCATGCTCATTAATTGCGATTGTTCATTATaaggaactttgtgaaactctCAGAACAGCTTTGTGCTAGAGTTGAATCCCACTACTAAGTATGATAAATTTTGTATGGTATTGGCATAACTCCTAGAATATGAAGATACCAATACTGTAAGTCCACCTTGATGTAATTTTGTATGGTATTGGCATAACTCCTAGAATATGAAGATACCAATACTGTAAGTCCACCTTGACGTAAAAAAACTGTTATGTACTTTTGGAGATATATAAAACTTCTACGTTGACTTTCCAAGGGCTTGTATGCCAATATATGAACACTTGATCATTTTCTTGCTCTAGCTAGAGACAAAtagcatttttctttcttttttgtaaATCATTGTCCTTTTGAAAGATCTTTTGTCCTCTTGGTATGCCTTTATGTTAACTGACACTTAGCTTTCTGAAATCACACCACTAATTTTCTCACACATCCGGATTAATGTCCTTTTATATTAGATGCTTATGCATTTGATTCTTATGGGTAGTTGTTTTGGAATGTCTTCAGGTTAACCAGGATGTGGAAATGTATGCTTGAATGCCATAGCATTCAATGTGAAGCCATCAGAGAAGCTAGAGCTCTAGGCTCTATTGGATCTGGTAAAAAGCTTGGTGATGCTCATCTCGAAGCAACTTTGCAGTTTGGGCGTGAGCTTATTAACTGGACTTTCAGATTCTCTACTTGGATAAGTGCCCAGAAGGGTTATGTGAGGGCCATAAATGATTGGCTAGTCAAATGTATTTTCTACGAGCCTGAAGAAACAGCTGATGGAATAGTTCCTTTCTCACCTGGGAGGATGGGTGCGCCTCCTGTTTTTGTAATCTGTCATCAATGGTCGCAAGCTATGGACAACATATCTGAAAAGGAAGTGGTTGATTCTATGCGTGTATTTGCCTCGAGTGTTCTTCAGATCTGGGAACAAGATAAGCATGAAATGCGTCAACGAATGATGGCAAACAAGGATCTAGAGAGAAAAGTTAGGAACATGGATAAAGAGGATCAGAGGATGCAGAAGGAAATTCAAGCATTTGACAAGAAAATGGAGCTTGTCACAGGGGAGAATAACAATCTATCTGTAAGTGGACATATTGTATATCAAAGCGACACTAGTAATGCTAGTCTGCAGGCTAGCCTGCAACGTATTTTTGAGGCCATGGAAAAGTTCACAGCTAACTCATTGAAAGCTTATGAGGAGCTTCTGCAGCGCAGTGAAGAAGAAACTCATTCGAGAGAGCAAGAGACATAGGGCCGTGTTATGAAATGTTAATGGGTTCATCCCTTGCCAGGAGTCTTGTACTCCGTTTAAGTGCTCAACTGCTGTTGGTGGTTCTTGCTAGCTATGAGAAACAAGACAAGTTGAAGCCTGCATGTATGCACGACTAAGCATCAGTCTGCAATCATCTGGATCTATATACTATATTTTAAAGCACTGTCATtcagattatattaaaattgcaACTTTGAACTACCTAAACTGCCAAGGGTGAAAAGGAAGAGACAGATTGAAAGTCCAAACTATTTGGAAAACTGCCGTTGA
This window harbors:
- the LOC115702487 gene encoding protein ALTERED PHOSPHATE STARVATION RESPONSE 1, which codes for MGCASSKVDDLPAVALCRERCDHLDRAIQQRFAFAESHMAYILSLKGIGNSLQTFVQQELANSSGAPPSPKLNLPPQRKGDPDVSKTIKASKSPHNHDNSDAHLQFHSDSDSDDSGSLHHSDHSSPLHSPGGMYGYMETDQGGLGSYGGGFLNMNYMQNKATPSVVYQQRPLSPEIIHHVGDASASSSSSYYPYPNHMSNNQNQYSYYGYDNYASGMGGYYGNSSPPPYGAMSAGASQAVASSSKPPPPPPSPPRASAWDFLNPFQAEDKYYSQYTPSRDSREVREEEGIPDLEDEEYQHEVVKEVHGDQRYAAADGGKHAKAAAAAAADDKVNEPEVSHYQTRPRESMENEGMEYEVHVVEKKVVDEEERSKDRGGGAAFKGRGGYRDVFEAVREIETQFQRASESGNEIAQMLEVGKLPYNRRHASKMLHVGTQSLSVMSSQPSTSKAAESSSSAAAPAQLDFEEELRTTSKNLSSTLHKLYLWEKKLYNEVKAEEKMRVMHDRKCRKLKRLDERGAEAHKVEATRTFIKGLSTKIRIAIQVVDKISVTINKIRDEELWPQLNKLIQGLTRMWKCMLECHSIQCEAIREARALGSIGSGKKLGDAHLEATLQFGRELINWTFRFSTWISAQKGYVRAINDWLVKCIFYEPEETADGIVPFSPGRMGAPPVFVICHQWSQAMDNISEKEVVDSMRVFASSVLQIWEQDKHEMRQRMMANKDLERKVRNMDKEDQRMQKEIQAFDKKMELVTGENNNLSVSGHIVYQSDTSNASLQASLQRIFEAMEKFTANSLKAYEELLQRSEEETHSREQET